One window of the Streptomyces sp. TS71-3 genome contains the following:
- the pgeF gene encoding peptidoglycan editing factor PgeF, with amino-acid sequence MSALPYAELNLGGAVGDDPEAVRVNRARAAATLGLDPDTVVWMNQVHGREVVVVDAPWGARPVPDADAVVTTRPGLALAVLTADCTPVLLADPEAGIVAAAHAGRPGMVAGVVPATVRAMVELGADPGRITARTGPAVCGRCYEVPEAMRADVAAVEPAAHAVTSWGTPAVDVVAGVHAQLARLGVLDRVQSPVCTLESADHFSYRRDRTTGRLAGYVWLD; translated from the coding sequence GTGAGCGCCCTTCCTTATGCGGAGCTCAACCTCGGCGGCGCGGTCGGCGACGACCCCGAGGCCGTCCGCGTCAACCGCGCGCGGGCCGCGGCCACCCTGGGGCTGGACCCCGACACGGTGGTCTGGATGAACCAGGTGCACGGGCGCGAGGTCGTCGTGGTGGACGCGCCGTGGGGCGCGCGCCCGGTGCCGGACGCCGACGCGGTGGTCACCACCCGCCCCGGCCTCGCCCTCGCCGTCCTCACCGCCGACTGCACCCCGGTGCTGCTCGCCGACCCCGAGGCCGGGATCGTGGCCGCGGCGCACGCGGGCCGCCCGGGCATGGTGGCCGGGGTGGTGCCCGCCACGGTGCGGGCCATGGTGGAGCTGGGCGCGGACCCCGGCCGGATCACCGCCCGCACCGGGCCCGCGGTCTGCGGCCGCTGCTACGAGGTGCCCGAGGCGATGCGCGCCGACGTCGCCGCGGTCGAACCCGCCGCCCATGCCGTCACCTCCTGGGGCACGCCCGCCGTGGACGTGGTCGCGGGCGTCCACGCCCAGCTCGCCCGGCTCGGAGTCCTTGACCGGGTGCAGTCGCCGGTGTGCACCCTGGAGTCCGCCGATCACTTCTCGTACCGCCGTGACCGCACCACCGGGCGGCTCGCGGGCTACGTCTGGCTGGACTGA
- a CDS encoding YggS family pyridoxal phosphate-dependent enzyme, whose product MTDRKGQLAANLAKVEDRIVTACTAAGRRRDEVTLIVVTKTYPASDVRILAELGVRQVAENRDQDAAPKAAECADLPLTWHFVGQLQTNKVRSVVSYSDVVQSVDRPKLVASLSRQAESAGREVGCLIQVALDAEERERGARGGVAPDGIEELAGLIAEAPGLWLGGLMTVAPLSGPYAGRDRAAFDRLMEFSTALRSAHPAANMVSAGMSADLEHAVAAGATHVRVGTAVLGVRPRLG is encoded by the coding sequence ATGACGGATCGCAAGGGGCAACTCGCGGCGAACCTGGCGAAAGTGGAGGACCGGATCGTCACGGCCTGTACCGCCGCGGGTCGCAGGCGTGACGAGGTGACGCTGATCGTCGTCACGAAGACCTATCCCGCGAGCGATGTCCGGATCCTCGCGGAACTGGGAGTGCGGCAGGTGGCGGAGAACCGCGACCAGGACGCCGCACCGAAGGCGGCCGAGTGCGCGGATCTTCCACTGACATGGCACTTCGTCGGTCAACTCCAGACCAATAAAGTTCGCTCCGTGGTGAGTTACTCCGATGTTGTGCAGTCCGTGGACAGGCCGAAACTCGTCGCTTCGCTCTCCCGCCAGGCGGAGAGCGCGGGGCGGGAGGTGGGCTGCCTGATCCAGGTCGCGCTGGACGCCGAGGAGCGCGAGCGGGGCGCGCGCGGCGGCGTCGCGCCCGACGGGATCGAGGAGTTGGCCGGCCTGATCGCCGAGGCGCCGGGGCTCTGGCTCGGCGGCCTGATGACCGTCGCGCCGCTCTCCGGGCCGTACGCCGGACGTGACCGGGCGGCGTTCGACCGGCTGATGGAATTCTCAACCGCCCTGCGTTCCGCGCATCCTGCTGCGAACATGGTGTCCGCAGGGATGAGCGCGGACCTCGAACACGCGGTGGCGGCCGGAGCGACACATGTGCGCGTCGGCACCGCGGTACTCGGAGTCCGACCCAGGCTCGGGTAA
- the sepF gene encoding cell division protein SepF, which produces MAGAMRKMAVYLGLVEDDGYDGRGFDPDDDFEPELDPEPERDRRRHEAPLPSHQSRQSPQPHQSHQSQRDESVRPAALSAHRESTPLSAESGRPARIAPVASITPERQSMEKNAPVIMPKVVSEREPYRITTLHPRTYNEARTIGEHFREGTPVIMNLTEMDDTDAKRLVDFAAGLVFGLHGSIERVTQKVFLLSPANVDVTAEDKARIAEGGFFNQS; this is translated from the coding sequence ATGGCCGGCGCGATGCGCAAGATGGCGGTCTACCTCGGCCTCGTGGAGGACGATGGGTACGACGGCCGCGGGTTCGACCCGGATGACGACTTCGAGCCCGAGCTCGACCCGGAGCCCGAGCGGGACAGGCGGCGGCATGAGGCACCGCTTCCGTCACACCAGTCCCGTCAGTCGCCTCAGCCTCACCAGTCACATCAGTCGCAAAGGGACGAATCGGTACGTCCGGCTGCTCTCTCGGCTCACCGGGAGTCGACTCCGCTTTCGGCGGAATCCGGGCGTCCGGCACGAATCGCTCCCGTGGCGTCCATCACACCTGAACGTCAGAGCATGGAGAAGAACGCACCGGTGATCATGCCCAAGGTCGTGTCCGAACGAGAGCCGTACCGGATCACCACGCTGCACCCCCGGACCTACAACGAAGCCCGTACCATCGGGGAACACTTCCGTGAGGGGACCCCGGTGATCATGAATCTGACGGAGATGGACGACACGGACGCGAAGCGACTTGTCGACTTCGCCGCGGGTCTCGTCTTCGGGCTTCATGGCAGCATTGAGCGGGTGACTCAGAAAGTATTCCTGTTGTCTCCTGCTAACGTCGATGTCACGGCGGAGGACAAGGCCCGCATCGCAGAGGGCGGGTTCTTCAACCAGAGCTGA
- a CDS encoding YggT family protein: MGVILDVLYIALMCFLIVLIFRLVMEYVRQFARSWQPGRAMIVVLEATYTVTDPPLKALRRFIPPLRLGGVALDLSFFVLMIIVYILISIVSRL, from the coding sequence ATGGGCGTGATCCTGGATGTGCTCTACATCGCGCTGATGTGTTTCCTCATCGTGCTGATCTTCCGGCTGGTGATGGAGTACGTCCGCCAGTTCGCCCGCTCATGGCAACCCGGCAGGGCGATGATCGTCGTTCTCGAGGCCACCTACACTGTCACGGATCCACCGCTCAAAGCTCTGCGGCGGTTCATCCCGCCGCTACGTCTGGGGGGCGTGGCACTAGACCTGTCCTTCTTCGTACTGATGATCATCGTCTACATCCTGATCTCCATCGTGAGCCGGCTGTGA
- a CDS encoding DivIVA domain-containing protein, which translates to MPLTPEDVRNKQFTTVRLREGYDEDEVDAFLDEVEAELTRLLRENEDLRAKLAAATRAAAQSQQQAAMRKPPEQQERPAGPSPAAISGPPQQQVPQQQHPMGGPPQLPGGQPQLPAGPGGHGPGPQGPHGQGPMGQGPMGQGPHGQGPHGPGPMQGGPMGGPGGQMVPAGPMGHGGPQMPGPGGPQGGPHGDSAARVLSLAQQTADQAIAEARSEANKIVGEARSRAEGLERDARAKADALERDAQEKHRVAMGSLESARATLERKVEDLRGFEREYRTRLKSYLESQLRQLETQADDSLAPPRTPATASLPPSPAPSMAPAGASAPSYGGQTMGGGMGGGMGGNTMGGGSLGGNHTPPPGPTYGSQQQMSPAMTQPMAPVRPQGQQPMQQAPSPMRGFLIDEDDN; encoded by the coding sequence ATGCCGTTGACCCCCGAGGATGTGCGGAACAAGCAGTTCACGACCGTCCGCCTCCGAGAAGGCTATGACGAGGACGAGGTCGATGCCTTCCTCGACGAGGTCGAAGCCGAACTGACTCGCCTGTTGCGCGAGAACGAGGACCTGCGCGCCAAGCTGGCCGCCGCGACCCGGGCCGCCGCCCAGAGTCAGCAGCAGGCCGCGATGCGCAAGCCTCCTGAGCAACAGGAGCGACCAGCCGGGCCTTCACCCGCCGCCATATCAGGACCACCGCAGCAGCAGGTGCCGCAGCAGCAGCACCCGATGGGCGGTCCTCCCCAGCTTCCCGGTGGCCAGCCGCAGCTGCCCGCAGGTCCCGGCGGCCACGGTCCCGGCCCGCAGGGTCCGCATGGCCAGGGCCCGATGGGCCAGGGTCCGATGGGCCAGGGCCCGCACGGCCAGGGCCCCCACGGGCCCGGCCCGATGCAGGGCGGCCCCATGGGCGGCCCCGGCGGCCAGATGGTGCCCGCGGGCCCGATGGGCCACGGCGGCCCGCAGATGCCCGGCCCCGGCGGTCCTCAGGGCGGCCCGCACGGTGACAGCGCCGCGCGCGTCCTGTCGCTGGCGCAGCAGACCGCGGACCAGGCCATCGCCGAGGCCCGCTCCGAGGCCAACAAGATCGTCGGTGAGGCCCGCAGCCGCGCCGAGGGTCTGGAGCGCGACGCCCGTGCCAAGGCGGACGCGCTGGAGCGGGACGCGCAGGAGAAGCACCGTGTCGCGATGGGCTCCCTGGAGTCCGCACGCGCCACGCTGGAGCGCAAGGTCGAGGACCTGCGCGGCTTCGAGCGCGAGTACCGTACGCGCCTGAAGTCCTACCTGGAGAGCCAGCTCCGTCAGCTGGAGACCCAGGCGGACGACTCGCTGGCCCCGCCGCGGACTCCCGCGACGGCGTCCCTGCCGCCGTCCCCGGCGCCCTCGATGGCTCCGGCGGGCGCGAGTGCCCCGTCGTACGGCGGCCAGACCATGGGTGGCGGCATGGGCGGCGGAATGGGTGGCAACACGATGGGCGGTGGCAGCCTCGGCGGCAACCACACCCCGCCGCCCGGGCCCACGTACGGCAGCCAGCAGCAGATGTCGCCCGCGATGACGCAGCCGATGGCTCCGGTGCGGCCGCAGGGGCAGCAGCCGATGCAGCAGGCTCCCTCGCCGATGAGGGGGTTCCTCATCGACGAGGACGACAACTGA
- the ileS gene encoding isoleucine--tRNA ligase, with product MTAPQYRQVPAQVDLPELEHTVLDFWREQKIFAKSLEQSEGRPEWVFYEGPPTANGMPGAHHIEARVFKDVFPRFRTMRGYHVPRKAGWDCHGLPVELAVEKELGFNGKQDIEAYGIAEFNAKCRASVTRHTDAFSELTTRMGYWVDLDQAYWTMDPEYVDSVWWSLKEIFDKGLLVQDHRVAPWCPRCGTGLSDHELAQGYETVVDPSVYVRFPLTSGPLAEQASLLVWTTTPWTLVSNTAVAAHPDVTYVVAEKVPGAEGPGADGERLVVAEPLLGKALGEGWRPTGQSFTGAEMERWTYRRPFELVEFPEPAHYVVTAEYVTTEDGTGLVHQSPAFGEDDLKVSRAYGLPVVNPVRPDGTFDQDVPLVGGVFFKKADEALTRDLDQRGLLFRHVPYEHSYPHCWRCHTALLYYAQPSWYIRTTALKDRLLEENEKTNWFPESVKNGRYGDWLNNNIDWALSRNRYWGTPLPIWRCEEGHLTCVGSRAQLTELTGEDQSGLDPHRPYIDAVTFPCPECGLAATRAPEVIDAWYDSGSMPFAQWGYPYKNKDLFESRYPAQFICEAIDQTRGWFYTLMAVGTLVFDRSSYENVVCLGHILAEDGRKMSKHLGNILQPIPLMDQHGADAVRWFMAAGGSPWAARRVGHGTIQEVVRKTLLTYWNTVAFQALYARTSGWAPSAADPDPADRPMLDRWLLSELHTLTDQVTQALDAYDTQQAGRLLSAFVDDLSNWYVRRSRRRFWLGDKAALRTLHDVVETVTRLMAPLTPFITERVWQDLVVPVTPGAPESVHLSDWPKADPSLVDARLSRQVALVRRLVELGRATRAESGVKTRQPLSRALVAAAGFDELSEELRTQITEELNVSSLASLAESSAGGAGGLVDTTAKANFRALGKRFGKRVQAVAKAVAEADAAALSLALREGTAAVEVEGETVTLSPDEVIITETPREGWSVASDAGATVALDLELTPELRRAGLARDAIRLIQEARKNSGLDVADRIALRWASTDEEVAAALSHHSELISDEVLATEFASGDPDETYGEPFRDESLSLVFALRKA from the coding sequence ATGACCGCGCCGCAGTACCGCCAGGTACCCGCCCAGGTAGACCTGCCCGAGCTCGAACACACCGTGCTCGACTTCTGGCGTGAGCAGAAGATCTTCGCCAAGAGCCTGGAGCAGTCCGAAGGCCGCCCCGAGTGGGTGTTCTACGAGGGCCCGCCCACGGCCAACGGCATGCCGGGCGCCCACCACATCGAGGCCCGCGTCTTCAAGGACGTCTTCCCGCGCTTCCGCACCATGCGCGGCTACCACGTGCCGCGCAAGGCAGGCTGGGACTGCCACGGCCTGCCGGTCGAGCTCGCCGTCGAGAAGGAGCTGGGCTTCAACGGCAAGCAGGACATCGAGGCGTACGGCATCGCGGAGTTCAACGCCAAGTGCCGCGCGTCCGTCACCCGGCACACCGACGCGTTCAGCGAGCTCACGACCCGCATGGGCTACTGGGTGGACCTCGACCAGGCGTACTGGACGATGGACCCGGAGTACGTGGACTCGGTCTGGTGGTCGCTGAAGGAGATCTTCGACAAGGGCCTGCTGGTGCAGGACCACCGCGTCGCCCCCTGGTGCCCGCGCTGCGGCACCGGCCTGTCCGACCACGAGCTGGCGCAGGGCTACGAGACCGTCGTCGACCCGTCCGTCTACGTGCGCTTCCCGCTCACCTCGGGCCCCCTCGCGGAGCAGGCGTCCCTGCTGGTGTGGACGACGACCCCTTGGACCCTGGTGTCCAACACCGCCGTCGCCGCGCACCCCGACGTCACCTATGTCGTCGCCGAGAAGGTCCCGGGCGCGGAGGGCCCCGGCGCGGACGGCGAGCGCCTGGTCGTCGCGGAGCCGCTGCTGGGGAAGGCGCTCGGCGAGGGCTGGCGCCCCACCGGGCAGAGCTTCACCGGCGCCGAGATGGAGCGCTGGACGTACCGGCGCCCCTTCGAGCTCGTCGAGTTCCCCGAGCCGGCGCACTACGTCGTGACGGCCGAGTACGTCACCACCGAGGACGGTACGGGCCTGGTCCACCAGTCCCCCGCCTTCGGCGAGGACGACCTCAAGGTCAGCCGCGCCTACGGCCTGCCCGTGGTCAACCCGGTCCGCCCGGACGGCACCTTCGATCAGGACGTCCCGCTGGTCGGCGGCGTCTTCTTCAAGAAGGCCGACGAGGCCCTGACCCGGGACCTCGACCAGCGCGGGCTGCTGTTCCGGCACGTCCCGTACGAGCACAGCTATCCGCACTGCTGGCGCTGCCACACCGCCCTGCTGTACTACGCCCAGCCGTCCTGGTACATCCGCACCACCGCCCTCAAGGACCGCCTCCTCGAGGAGAACGAGAAGACCAACTGGTTCCCCGAGTCGGTCAAGAACGGCCGCTACGGCGACTGGCTGAACAACAACATCGACTGGGCGCTCTCCCGGAACCGCTACTGGGGCACCCCGCTGCCCATCTGGCGCTGCGAGGAAGGCCACCTCACCTGTGTGGGCTCGCGTGCCCAGCTGACCGAGCTGACCGGCGAGGACCAGTCCGGGCTCGACCCGCACCGCCCGTACATCGACGCGGTGACGTTCCCCTGCCCCGAGTGCGGCCTCGCGGCGACCCGGGCTCCCGAGGTCATCGACGCCTGGTACGACTCCGGCTCCATGCCGTTCGCGCAGTGGGGCTACCCGTACAAGAACAAGGACCTCTTCGAGAGCCGCTACCCGGCGCAGTTCATCTGCGAGGCGATCGACCAGACCCGCGGCTGGTTCTACACGCTGATGGCCGTCGGCACGCTCGTCTTCGACAGGTCGTCCTACGAGAACGTGGTCTGCCTCGGGCACATCCTCGCCGAGGACGGCCGCAAGATGTCCAAGCACCTGGGGAACATCCTCCAGCCGATCCCGCTCATGGACCAGCACGGCGCCGACGCGGTGCGGTGGTTCATGGCGGCCGGCGGCTCCCCCTGGGCGGCGCGGCGGGTCGGCCACGGCACCATCCAGGAGGTCGTCCGCAAGACGCTCCTCACGTACTGGAACACCGTCGCCTTCCAGGCGCTGTACGCCCGCACGTCCGGCTGGGCGCCGTCGGCCGCGGACCCGGACCCGGCGGACCGGCCCATGCTCGACCGGTGGCTGCTGTCCGAGCTGCACACGCTCACCGACCAGGTCACCCAGGCCCTGGACGCCTACGACACCCAGCAGGCCGGCCGCCTGCTGTCCGCGTTCGTCGACGACCTGTCCAACTGGTACGTGCGCCGCTCCCGCCGCCGCTTCTGGCTGGGCGACAAGGCGGCGCTGCGCACGCTGCACGACGTCGTGGAGACGGTCACGCGGCTGATGGCCCCGCTGACGCCGTTCATCACCGAGCGGGTCTGGCAGGACCTGGTGGTGCCGGTCACGCCGGGTGCCCCCGAGTCCGTGCACCTGTCGGACTGGCCGAAGGCCGACCCCTCGCTGGTCGACGCGCGGCTGTCGCGGCAGGTGGCGCTGGTGCGGCGGCTCGTCGAGCTGGGCCGGGCCACCCGCGCGGAGTCCGGCGTCAAGACCCGGCAGCCGCTGTCCCGGGCGCTGGTCGCGGCGGCCGGCTTCGACGAGCTCTCGGAGGAGCTGCGCACCCAGATCACCGAGGAGCTGAACGTCTCCTCGCTGGCCTCCCTCGCCGAGTCCTCCGCGGGCGGCGCGGGCGGTCTTGTGGACACCACCGCCAAGGCGAACTTCCGCGCGCTCGGCAAGCGCTTCGGCAAGCGGGTGCAGGCAGTCGCCAAGGCCGTCGCCGAGGCGGACGCGGCGGCGCTCTCACTGGCGCTGCGGGAAGGCACGGCGGCGGTGGAGGTGGAGGGCGAGACGGTCACCCTCTCCCCGGACGAGGTGATCATCACGGAGACGCCGCGCGAGGGGTGGTCGGTGGCGTCGGACGCCGGGGCCACGGTCGCGCTGGACCTGGAGCTCACGCCGGAGCTGCGGCGGGCCGGTCTCGCGCGGGATGCCATCCGGCTGATCCAGGAGGCCCGCAAGAACAGCGGGCTCGATGTCGCCGACCGGATCGCGCTGCGCTGGGCGTCCACGGACGAGGAGGTTGCGGCGGCGCTCAGCCACCACTCGGAGCTGATCTCTGACGAGGTCCTCGCCACGGAGTTCGCCTCCGGCGACCCCGACGAGACGTATGGCGAGCCGTTCAGGGACGAGTCCCTGTCCCTCGTCTTCGCCCTCCGCAAGGCGTAG
- a CDS encoding TraR/DksA C4-type zinc finger protein, giving the protein MTLRSAAEPREGAHALADTPADAPDAPKWDGPGAAKKTSRSAENAERAQRTRSTEGTTGGGTSGGGTTGGRAAKKSAAKKSTAKKSAAKKAAAKKAAPRRTAEEKAAAEEAQPPGKAAAKKSAAKKAAQKKAAAKKAAGEKSAAQKATGKKAAARKGAARKGAEKRAGAEAPAAGRAGAGGTAETGSTETSTARARTTDAEKTGAAEAGAVEEAAGTAAENAAEAATTTGATRVVAKKTPGTATAAKKPTPVPKARVTAAEPEDLAVRPGEEPWTQDEVDAARSELTAEALRLRNEIESSEVSLAGLMRDSGDGAGDDQADTGTKNITREHELALAANAREMLVQTERALERLDAGTYGLCEVCGKPIGKARMQAFPRATLCVEDKQKQERRY; this is encoded by the coding sequence GTGACCCTCCGCAGCGCCGCCGAGCCCCGTGAGGGGGCGCACGCACTAGCCGATACGCCGGCAGATGCGCCCGATGCGCCAAAGTGGGATGGCCCCGGGGCGGCCAAGAAGACCTCCAGGAGCGCGGAGAACGCGGAGAGGGCGCAGCGCACGAGGAGCACCGAGGGCACGACCGGTGGGGGCACGAGCGGTGGGGGCACGACTGGTGGGCGTGCCGCCAAGAAGTCCGCCGCCAAGAAGTCCACGGCCAAGAAGTCCGCCGCGAAGAAGGCGGCGGCGAAGAAGGCGGCGCCCAGGAGGACGGCCGAGGAGAAGGCGGCCGCGGAGGAGGCGCAGCCGCCCGGGAAGGCGGCGGCGAAGAAGTCCGCGGCGAAGAAGGCGGCGCAGAAGAAGGCGGCGGCGAAGAAGGCCGCCGGGGAGAAGAGCGCGGCGCAGAAGGCCACGGGTAAGAAGGCAGCGGCGAGGAAGGGCGCGGCGAGGAAAGGCGCGGAGAAGAGAGCCGGCGCCGAGGCGCCCGCGGCCGGGCGAGCGGGTGCCGGAGGGACCGCGGAGACCGGGAGCACCGAAACCAGTACGGCACGGGCCAGGACCACGGACGCCGAGAAGACCGGGGCCGCCGAGGCGGGCGCGGTCGAGGAGGCGGCCGGCACTGCGGCCGAGAACGCGGCAGAGGCCGCGACGACGACGGGAGCCACGAGGGTGGTTGCGAAGAAGACTCCGGGCACGGCCACGGCCGCGAAGAAGCCCACCCCGGTGCCCAAGGCACGGGTCACCGCGGCGGAGCCCGAGGACCTCGCGGTCCGCCCGGGCGAGGAGCCCTGGACCCAGGACGAGGTCGACGCGGCGCGATCCGAGCTGACCGCCGAGGCGCTGCGGCTGCGCAACGAGATCGAGTCGTCCGAGGTGTCCCTCGCCGGGCTGATGCGGGACTCCGGGGACGGCGCCGGCGACGACCAGGCCGACACCGGGACCAAGAACATCACCAGGGAGCACGAGCTGGCGCTCGCCGCCAACGCGCGCGAGATGCTGGTCCAGACGGAACGCGCTCTGGAGCGGCTCGACGCGGGTACCTACGGCCTCTGCGAGGTCTGCGGCAAGCCGATCGGGAAGGCCAGGATGCAGGCGTTTCCGCGGGCCACGCTCTGCGTGGAGGACAAGCAGAAGCAGGAGCGGCGTTACTAG
- the lspA gene encoding signal peptidase II — protein sequence MAEAERITGTGGAPGAERSAEQASGTDGTPETGREAAAGATAVRGSRKIGVLFAVAALAYLLDLVSKVLVVAKLEHHDSIDLIGDWLRLEAIRNPGAAFGMGGAFTVIFTVIAAAVIFVIVRLARKLYSLPWAIALGLLLGGALGNLTDRLFRSPGVFEGRVVDFIAPKHFAVFNLADSAIVCGGILVVLLSFRGLDPDGTIHKD from the coding sequence GTGGCAGAGGCTGAGCGCATCACCGGTACGGGCGGGGCTCCCGGCGCGGAGCGGTCCGCCGAGCAGGCTTCCGGTACGGACGGCACCCCGGAGACCGGGCGGGAGGCCGCGGCCGGGGCGACCGCGGTCCGGGGCAGCCGGAAGATCGGCGTGCTGTTCGCGGTGGCCGCCCTCGCGTACCTGCTGGACCTGGTCAGCAAGGTGCTCGTGGTGGCGAAGCTGGAGCACCACGACTCGATCGACCTGATCGGCGACTGGCTACGCCTGGAGGCGATCCGCAACCCCGGCGCCGCGTTCGGCATGGGCGGCGCCTTCACCGTGATCTTCACCGTGATCGCCGCCGCGGTGATCTTCGTCATCGTGCGGCTGGCCCGCAAGCTCTACAGCCTGCCCTGGGCCATCGCCCTCGGGCTGCTCCTGGGCGGTGCCCTCGGCAACCTCACGGACCGGCTCTTCCGCTCGCCCGGCGTCTTCGAGGGGCGCGTGGTGGACTTCATCGCCCCCAAGCACTTCGCCGTCTTCAACCTCGCGGACTCGGCGATCGTGTGCGGCGGCATCCTCGTCGTGCTGCTCTCCTTCCGCGGTCTCGACCCCGACGGGACGATCCACAAGGACTGA
- a CDS encoding RluA family pseudouridine synthase: MSTLPETRTLPVPDGLEGERVDAAISRMFGFSRTKAAELAAAGKVLVDGAAVGKSERVHGGAWLEVEMPRPPAPVQVVAEPVEGMEIVHDDEDVVVVAKPVGVAAHPSPGWSGPTVIGGLAAAGYRISTSGAAERQGIVHRLDVGTSGLMVVAKSEYAYSSLKQQFRERTVDKRYHTLVQGHPDPTSGTIDAPIGRHPVHDYKWAVTADGKPSVTHYDLIEAFRAASLLDVKLETGRTHQIRVHMAAHRHPCVGDLTYGADPTLAERLGLGRQWLHAVRLGFEHPADGRWVEFASTYPDDLQRALDRVREESA; encoded by the coding sequence GTGAGCACCCTTCCCGAGACCCGTACGCTGCCCGTGCCCGACGGCCTGGAGGGCGAGCGCGTCGACGCCGCCATCTCCCGCATGTTCGGCTTCTCCCGCACGAAGGCGGCGGAGCTGGCCGCCGCGGGCAAGGTGCTGGTCGACGGCGCCGCGGTCGGCAAGTCGGAGCGGGTGCACGGCGGTGCCTGGCTGGAGGTCGAGATGCCGCGGCCGCCCGCGCCCGTCCAGGTGGTCGCCGAGCCCGTCGAGGGCATGGAGATCGTGCACGACGACGAGGACGTCGTGGTGGTCGCCAAGCCGGTGGGCGTGGCCGCGCACCCCAGCCCGGGCTGGAGCGGCCCGACCGTCATCGGCGGCCTCGCCGCGGCCGGGTACCGGATCTCCACGTCCGGCGCCGCGGAGCGCCAGGGCATCGTGCACCGCCTGGACGTCGGCACCTCGGGCCTGATGGTCGTCGCGAAGTCGGAGTACGCGTACAGCTCGCTGAAGCAGCAGTTCCGCGAGCGGACCGTCGACAAGCGCTACCACACCCTCGTCCAGGGCCACCCCGACCCCACCAGCGGCACCATCGACGCCCCCATCGGCCGGCACCCCGTGCACGACTACAAGTGGGCGGTGACCGCCGACGGCAAGCCGTCCGTCACCCACTACGACCTGATCGAGGCCTTCCGCGCGGCCTCGCTGCTGGACGTCAAGCTGGAGACCGGCCGCACCCACCAGATCCGGGTGCACATGGCCGCCCACCGCCACCCCTGCGTCGGCGACCTCACCTACGGTGCCGACCCCACCCTCGCCGAGCGCCTCGGCCTCGGACGGCAGTGGCTGCACGCGGTCCGGCTCGGCTTCGAGCACCCCGCGGACGGGCGCTGGGTGGAGTTCGCCAGCACCTACCCCGACGATCTTCAGCGCGCCCTGGACCGGGTGCGGGAGGAGAGCGCATGA
- a CDS encoding GNAT family N-acetyltransferase gives MSATDANAAPDFTVRRAEDPADRESCFAVRKEVFVAEQGVPEDIEYDAHDPGALHVLAVRDDGTPLGTGRLLHGAAALALTGEPGVGSLGRLAVARHARRLGVGAALVRGIEDAAGDLGLTAVDLHAQTHALAFYERLGYAAYGPEFVDAGMPHRAMRRTL, from the coding sequence ATGAGCGCCACCGACGCCAACGCCGCTCCGGACTTCACGGTCCGCAGGGCCGAGGACCCCGCCGACCGCGAGTCGTGCTTCGCGGTGCGCAAGGAGGTCTTCGTCGCCGAGCAGGGCGTCCCGGAGGACATCGAGTACGACGCCCACGACCCAGGGGCGCTGCACGTCCTGGCCGTCCGGGACGACGGCACCCCGCTGGGCACGGGGCGGCTGCTGCACGGCGCCGCGGCGCTCGCCCTGACCGGTGAGCCGGGCGTCGGGTCGCTGGGGCGGCTCGCGGTGGCCAGGCACGCGCGGCGGCTCGGGGTGGGGGCCGCCCTGGTGCGCGGCATCGAGGACGCCGCCGGGGACCTGGGCCTCACCGCGGTGGACCTGCACGCCCAGACACATGCGCTGGCCTTCTACGAGCGGCTCGGATACGCGGCGTACGGCCCGGAGTTCGTGGACGCCGGCATGCCGCACCGGGCGATGCGCAGGACGCTCTGA